TGCTGCATTCAAGGGGAAGAGAAAATGTTAGTGTACGTATACATGTCTGATAAAAGCTTAGATTCATTTATATTTGGTAAGTTAATTAGGCCATCATCCTATAAAGCGAATGGATCTCTGGTTTTGCAAGGTTTTGGACTTGGATGAATAACATTGCTGGACTATTCACTGTTCTGTTTTGAATGCAGATGAATCAAGAAGGGAGCTGCTAGACTGGAAGAAACGTTTCTAGATTATTGAAGGGATTGCTCAAGGACTACTTTACCACCATAAGTACTCAGATCGAGGATAATTCATAGAGATTTGAAGGCTGGCAACATACTACTTGATGAAAATCTGAACCCCAAAATTTCTGATTTTGGCATGCCAAGAATTTTCAAGATTAATGAGTTACAAGCAAATACAAACCAAATTGTTGGAACACGGTGCGTATACATTTATAGTTCTATGATTCATTACTCTTCAAGtgcttaaaaataacataacattCAGTTTTTCCATCCAGTGGATATAGTTCTATGGAAAGCAGGTACCCCATTTgtgttgaatattaaactcaacaatctagaaggtcaaggaaggcaaccactcACCACCAGCCGCAACCGCCAGCTGCCTTCACACCGCCAGACGCCATCCCCCTTCACACTTGaaaagttgaattttcttgttttgatttcgtgtataaatagagtgctcagCTTATGTTAaattgtgtggagagaatagagagaaacattagagagaaagagagggtgtgtattgtaagcttttgtgttaattgtaagcttctgtttttgtaataaaactttgtgttttatcccctctgagtgtttcaaagccaccacaagtggtttctcccaccaacaattggtatcgtAGCCCCGTTCGTcagaaaacagaagagttttgggtatacccgaattttcaaagttgtcaaaaacaagttttgatcattccacagtgtagagctcCTCCATACGAACTCACTTCCGCAAGAATCAGCCTGATCGGAGACCGCggtgagccacacgcgccgcATGAAGATTCTGCACAGACGACCACGCGCAGCCCACGCGCTCcagaggttgaagacgactgacGTGCACGAGCGCCATATTCAAGCCGTATAAGCCGTCTAAGCCGAGCCACGAGCCGAGCCTCCAGTCGATCCGAGCCGTGCCGTACACCGCGCCGAGCCGCCAGCGCGCCGaaagaatattcccggttcaacccagcgaaccgcccgccgtacagaattggttttttgaccgaTTCACCCATTTTTtgacccgatttcaacaaagtcagaccagttccctactatttggaccattccggatcgatctacagtttCTGTTTGGCCAAATTCAGCTCCCAAAAGGcgatatagtcattaaaagagcaaaatgactataGAAGGTACgcatacactcatcccgaagctgaccaaagacaactatgatagttggtgcatcagattgaaggcattccttggttcacaagagtgtttggatattgtacaacatggttatgatgaaccagagtccaaagaagcagaagatgctctacaagaggcacagaagcaagccttgaaagtcaacatAAAGAAacacaacaaagcaaagaccatcatctatcaaggtcttgatgaagacacaTTCAAGATCATAGCTTCCACTGAAACATCAAaagatatatgggaggctctccaacaaaaatacaaaggtgctgacaaaATCAaaaagattcgtcttcaatctttgcgaggtgaattcaaattattgcaaatgaagtcctcagaATCTATTtttgattatcacacaaggattatggtgataatcaatcagatgaggagaaatggagaagccatcatcgattctcgaattactgaaaaaaatttgagatccctagatccaaaatttgattttgttgttgtcgcaattgaagagtccaaggaagtggacaagttgacagttgatgagcttatgagttctttgcaagctcatgagcagaagattgtaaagaGAAATGAAGATAAGgccattgagcatgccttacaagcaaagatgtctctcaaggacaaatatgagcaaggggagacttaaacaagtggatataccactcaagcaggaagtcaacaatctaGAGGAGGATTtcagagattccaaggaagaggttcttggaatacaaactttagaggaagaggtggcagaaGCACCACCAAAGGAGgtcgaggacaacaagcattcactcctagaggaagaggaggcggttacaataatcgtgacaagaggaatatccaatgttatagttgcaatcaatttgggcactatagcactgaatgcagaagaaaagctccgttagagatacgtgagcaagccaactatgcagagaaggatgacagagaagcaGCTGCATTACTTGTCCATCAAGGACTTGGTGAGAAACAGGAGaatatatggtatctagatattggagccagcaatcacatgtgcggctaccgagagttatttagttatctagatgagaccaagcaaggtctagttacttttggagatacctcaaaggttccattcaaaggtaaaggcagcatcccaatcaagttgaagaatggcgattcaagctacatcgccgatgtgtattatgtcccagccataaagcagaacctgatcagcttaggtcaacttatgaagagaggctatactttttactcaaAGAATTGTCATCTaacaattagagacaacaattggagattaattgcctatgtgaaaatgttcaagaataggatgtttcctttgaacatccagtatgatgcagcaaggtgtttaagcgccatcaccaacagtgaagaatggctttggcacttgaggcttggacatctgaatttcacaagtctgaagatgctagcaagcaagaagatggtcaaaggtttgcctcacattgatcatccagatgaagtctgtgaaaattgtgtcctcagcaaacatcacagatccagttttgccaaagaagtcaactggagagcaaagaggccactggaattagtacacacagatgtgtgtggcccaataatgcctatgtcgactggacaaaatagatacttcctcacttttattgatgattttagtagagagacgtggatatactttctgaagaggaagtcaaaAGTactcaattgttttaaagattttaaagcaattgtggagaagcaaagtgGCTATATGATCAGAacagtgagatctgatcaaggggGAGAATATACAACAAACGACTTTGAAGCcttttgtacacaacaaggcatcagacatcaaacAACACCAACCTATACACCACAGTTGAATGGTGTAGCTGAGAGGAAGAATcgaacgattcttgacatggcaagaagtctgctcaaagcaaagaagttgcccaagcaatactgggctgaagctgtatcatgtgcagtgtatctactaaatcgctgcccaaccagaagtttgcaaggagtcattccagaagaagcatggagtggtcacaacgagtctttggttgtgtggcatatgcaaagatcccagatgcaagaagaacaaagctcgatgataaaagtgagaaatgcatctttgtcggatatggtgaaagaaggatgggatacaagttgtataatcccatcacgaagaaggtgattatgagtagagatgttatctttgaagaagataaatcttggcaaTGGAATGATAatcaagaagcagtcaaatggatcaacactgatttgatccttgaaggtgaagaagtatcAACAGTACTTGCAGAAGAACCAATTGTACCTgcagaagaaccgattgtgccagcagctgaaccacaaagtccggtgattatgccagcagctgaaccacaaagtccggtacacagattccctgtattcaacaggaggaacacaccaggagcatcatcatcaacaccaccatcagcatcctcatcagaaggaccaagaagcaTGCGAAATCTTGAAGAGCTGTACGATGCCACTcaagtcatggaagatacaactttgttttgtttccatgcagatagTGACCCATTAAGCTTCAATGAAGCTATCATAAAAGAGAAATGGAttaaagcaatggatgaagaaatacatgccattgagaagaatgatacctggaagctgactAATCTactagaaaacaagaaagcaataggtgtcaaatgggtctacaagacgaaagccaaattagtggataaaggctacaagtagagagaaggcattgaagggagaagtattcatgcttggcatgacatccctcaATTGAGTTTaagggggagatttgttgaatattaaactcaacaatctagaaggtcaaggaaggcaaccacccacTACcagccacagccgccagccgccttaaCACCACcggccgccagccgccttcacacttgaaaagttgaattttattgttttgatttcgtgtataaataaAGTGCCCAACTTATGTTAaattgtgtggagagaatagagagaaacattagagagaaagagagggtgtgtattgtaagcttttcttgtatttgtaagcttgtgtttttgtaataaaactttgtgttttatcccctctgagtgtttcaaagctactaccagtggtttctcccaccaacaatttgATCTGATGGATCCAATACTAAGAGAATCTTGCTCTAAGGACCAAGTCTTGAGATGCATTAAAGTTGGCTTGCTATGCGTGGAAGACAGCGCCTTAGATAGGCCAACCATGTCAGATGTTGTATCGATGTTAACAAGTGAAGCACAGTTACCGTTGCCCAAACAGCCATGACGTTTTCAAATCCAAGAACTGCCAAAGACGACGCAGCAATGAGTTTAAGGAATTCAGAAAGTAGTTCCAGGAATTACTTATCCACTTCAATTATGTATGGAAGATAGttatatgatattttcaaaactCGAGTCCTCAAGGACCTTCTCTtacgaagaagaaaaaaagaagggaattCTTACATTCATCTGAGAAGTAtgactgtttcttagaaaagatGAATCTGCAAAGTGCAAATTATTACAGAAGCATAGATTTAACTTATAACTCACAGGAAAGAAATATATCACAAATCATACTCTAGattgaaaacaatataatatgGTTCGAGgatttaagaaaataagatTAGAGGGTTTGACAGTACAAGAAGGTTTTGTGTTATGCTACGGACAACAATATAATTCTAACgtgatagagttttttttagacATTTACTTTATCCAATGGATAATagatattattaaatctaataataTGAATATCTGAAACTaactcaattatttttgtttgattgttcATGTCGATTAGTTTTTTGACTACTCTGCACTGATGTGAAAGCTGACTTCAAATTGGCCTTGGAATATACAGGCAACGTGGATGGTTCTCTTCTTTCCATTGATCAGCACATCCCCTCCGAAATTCTCTTGGATTTTGACAGTTCCTTTCAATTAAACTTTGTAGCTAGTAAAGCTCTAACATCGGTTAGTTAAAGAATTTTTGCATATCTATGTTAgggaacaaataataataagagaatatgcaaaaaaataataattattagaaggatcaaacaaaacttgaaaattaataaaaaaaaatattacacaaatttaattaattagaaactcatggtcaaaaaagaaaataatatattttcctaGCAGATTTAAAACATCATaagtaatcaaatatttttataattaatatatgttaaacATTGGGTTTTATGCATTGATCTTTTAACTTAACCttaatgatttattaatattaggtTGGCTTCATGCTACGGGAGGGTCGAAAGGCTACATCTATGCTTTGTaatattgacaaagaaaataaaggataCACCTATATGTCTCGGTGGTTCAATGTTTGTTGCATTAGACTTGAAACCTTTGAAGAAAGGTTAACTCTTGATGATGTCGTGGCAGAAGACGAGGCCACTAAAAAAAGGGCAGGAGATGGATCAAGTGATGCTATTGATGAGCTCGAATCATTCAGTCGATTGGTCTTTCTTCTTAAGAGTACATAAATTAAATGATGTCATGGTTGTGAACTAtgacatcaattaaaattttatagtggTTATGAACGGTGATATTTAATTGATGTTGTGGTTCAcaaccataatatttaaataaatattaactttttgAATCGCGACATCATTTAAATCACTActagaatttttatatttacagaCAGAATTTTTTGTTAGTATTTATACTATTATtccattaataattaatttatcaaagaagaagaagaagaggctcaccttttttaattaataattaataattaataattaagtttCTGATATGTTAATCCTTCTTCAAGCGGCAATGTCTCAATCCCAAGCCTAGGACAACAACAGaaaacatcatgaaaaaaagacAGAAGATTTTACAGTAATGCACCCCGTGCCAGAgcatataattagaaaaaatggcCAAGTAATATACATTAAGCCATTTCTTTTTGGTAATAGAAGTGCTCCTTAACCTTTTTGAAGTTATTTTGCAATGAATCACTAGAATTAAACACCAAGTTATGACTCTAAATTTCCATATAAAAGATGCCCCGAGTTTTAGAATTTACCCGGGGGCAAGTCTCTGCAAGGGCACAAGGAGACGAAGGATGTGACAAAGGCTGAGGGGTGGGTGAGATGTTATGTCAAGAAATGATTTTGGaaaatttcttcatatttgTTGAATAACTAAGATAAGAGTCTTTATTAAGGCAAGAACATAAGCTCTACCAATGATCTTAATAGGTTTTATAAGTAGTTATGAgtgacaaaaaagaagaagaagaaagatggacAAAGCAAGCCCCAAAAGTAGTAtatgaagaaagagaaagatgaGAGAACATATGCGGATcagtttttattaactaaataaacgaggttataattattaaaattaaattcaaaatacatattGTACATATTGAAATATGTTACATAGTTTAAAGAACTGGGTTTTAACTAAGTTGTCTAGGTTGTAGATTAATTTATCTAGTTGATTAGGTTTTATTAAGTTAACTCTCATTTGGTTTTTCTAAACCTGAGTTGGGCTAGTTCTAGATTAAATTGTTAGGCTTAAATCGAATTTAATAATGCTGATTAAAAccattttatatgaaaaaaattaaattgtataaaagTAATTAATCGAAAATTTGTATTCCTTCTTATAAAGTTGAACCCATGTCgggtttttttatggaaaaatgtGAATAAAAGGTTAACGCTAGGAAGCTCACTTTGCATGACAATGGTGGATATAGAAAACTTGCTACTTTTTTATGGAAATAACGTGTggaaaaatcatgttttaattttgatagcAATAGCATAATCAAACAGAAccacaaatgataatatttatgaaatacttcatgtcattttgattgtgattgtgattgtcATTGTCATGACAAtagatcttcttcttctttttctttctaaagtAGGTTATTAGTCTATTTTTTGTATCACAGTTAACAATTATACTTTTCAATTCTTAGATTTTTTGTGCAGCAAATATAGTAAAAGGCTATTCAAAACTTCCCTTTAAATACATacaattttttccatttaaatcTCTAGTCTGTCAAACATTGCCCATCTGGGACCATAACAAGGCACATACTGGGAATATTATGGACTTGTTCAGCAATAACTAAGGCAAATGGCTCAAACTTTCTTAGCTAGGAAAACCAAGGCTTAAAATAACCGAATCGTCTTAAACTTCGAAAGTTTTCTGAATTAGCAAGTCCTTAACAGTAGAAAAGGTcacattgttttattaatttagcatGCACAAGACATTTCGTGCATCAATGCTTAAAAGAAAGGTAAACTTGATTTGTGAATAATAGTCAAATCTTGATTTAATTTCCGAGGCAACTCCTTTATGAGGTGGCAGTGAGAAATGAAAGAGGAAAGTTTTGGGCGAGGGGGGATTTGATAAGTTTTGAAGGGAATTCATTGTGTTTTCCATGCCCTTAACATATTTTTGGTGGGTCTTAGGATACATTAAATATTCATGTTGACCTCTTACCTTTTAAGCTGAAGTTTTTTTACTACTCTTCTGCATCGATGTGAATGCTGACTTCGAATTGGCCTTGGAATATACAGGCAACGTGGATGGTTCTCTTCTTTCCATTGATCAGCGCATCCCCTGCGAAATTCTCTTGGATTTTGACAGTTCCTTTCAATTAAACTTTATAGCTAGTAAAGGTCTAACATCGGTTAGCTCAAGAAGTTTTGCATATCTATGTTAgggaacaaataataataagagaatatgcaaaaaaaaaaaaaattattagaaggaacaaacaaaaattgaaatttaataaaagaaatattacaCTATATGTCTCTATGTTTTTGTGGTTAAATATTTGTTGCACTAGACTTGTAATGTTTAGAGAAAGGTTGATGATATTATGGCAGAGAACGATGCCACTCAAACATGGATGGGAAATGGATCCTGTCATGCTATTGATGAATCTGAATCATTCGGTCAaccagttcttttttttttaagagtattgAAATCAATTAATGTCGTAGTTGTGAACCGTGAgatcaatttaattgattttattgtgGTTGTGAACTATTTCCTAGCAAGTTTCTCATTGTACAAATGTGTTCTCTCTGTTGACCATTGCCAACAAAACCTTTTCTTGTTTGCCTTCTTTTCTTATtggtttcttaattattttttatccttctttcagttttttgataaattagaaaagaaaaaaaaatcggcaggtCAAACATGTGGGctacctttttattttctttccggTAAATCTAGAATTATAGCTCGTCATCTATTAAAtacttcttattttttcttccttgttcaTGAATGTTACCTTGCATGGCTAGCTGGATCTACCGGTTCCTTCTGTTTTGTTTCTGCGCCTCTCAGGCTTTGGCAGCAGACACACTGTACCAAGGTGGTGATTCCCTCAATTCTTCCAGTACTCTAGTTTCCAAAAATGGGCTCTTCACTTTAGGATTCACAAGACTCGGCTCTGCCGAGTCGAATGCTAGCTACTTGGGAATATGGTACAGCAATGACACAAGCCACCCTTTTTGGCTAGCCAACAGAGCCAAACCCATAGCAGACAATTCAGGGGTTCTTGCAATAGATGGATCAGGAAATATGAAACTCACCTACTCTGGAGGTGATCCTGTTGAGTTCTATTCAAGTCAATCTTCTGCAAGCAATATAACAGCTAGTTTAGAAGATTCAGGCAATTTTGTTCTCAAAGATGAAAATTCTGGCAGCCAACAGGTCTTATGGCAAAGCTTTGACTTTCCTACTGACACATTCTTGCCTGGAATGAAGTTAGGGATCAACCATAGAACTGGCCAAACCTGGTCCCTCATGTCGTGGTTGAGCGACTTAGTACCCACTCCCGCCGGTGCTTTCACTTTTGAATGGAATACTAGCGTAAAGGAGCTGGTCATTAAGCGGCGAGATGTAATTTATTGGACTAGTGGACCATTGAGGAGCAATACTAGTTTCGATAGCTTTTCTCTGAATTCAGGGGATCTTGATTTCAGTTTTATTAATGATTCTAACGCTGACGAGGACTACTTTATGTTCACAGTTTCTGCAAATCAATTTACTCCTCAGGGTCAAAGGAATTTTTCAATGTGGCAGTTGAGATCTGATGGGGGCATAGAAGATCTAACTACTAGACGAATATATGGGGGCTCATCATGTAAAGGAAATAATAAAGATGGTGGTTGCGAGAGGTGGTCAGGACCGGCATGCAGGAGCAATAGGAACAGTTTTGAATTGAGACGAGGTGGCTTTGTTAACACAGTCCCTATTAAGGACGACTATAATTCTAGTCTTAGCATTAGTGATTGCATGGACATCTGCTGGAAAGATTGTCAATGTGTTGGTGTTACTACCAGAGGCAATAATGCCAACAATACTGGATGCACGTTTTATTATGGAAGCTTTACACAAGACCTGAGTGGAAATGCAATTCAATACCACATCATTGTTCAAGACTCTTCAGGTTAGCTGTTCTTTCGTTTTCTGGTTATCAATATATAACCCAAcaatgtaattaattttaaataaattcccATTGGATGTAGGGAAAAGGAAAAGCAATTGGATATGGATTATTTTAGCTCCTTTGGGATTTGTTTCATTGATGGGGCTCGCGGGACTCTTGTGGTATCTGAGAAGGAGAAGACTTAGAGGTAACATTTtctaaataacaaacaaatttaCTGATTTTAAGACTAGTTGAATTCCGGGATTAGCTTACTTTATCATATCAATCTTAGCAGAGAAGTATCTCAATGAGTTGCTGACATTGGATTCAACGAACGATACGCTTGAACTCGAAAATGACGGAAACAAGGGCCATAATTTAAAGGTATATAGTGCAGCAACAATTATGGCTGCTACAAATTCCTTTTCTGCAGACAATAAACTTGGGCAAGGTGGCTTTGGACCAGTTTACAAGGTAGTTTGTTAAAAATTACTTCAAGAAAAGGATTGAAGAACTTATTAACTTTATATCTCAGGCCAAGTATTGAGTTGAGAGCTGTTTTACTTCAGGGGATATTGCCGGATGGGCGAGAGATAGCGGTAAAAAGACTGTCTAGAAGTTCAGGACAAGGGCTGGTGGAATTCAAAAACGAGCTTATACTCATAGCTAAATTGCAACACATGAATCTTGTCAGGCTCCTAGGCTGCTGCATTCAAGGGGAAGAGAAAATGTTAGTGTACGAATACATGCCTAATAAAAGCTTGGATTCATTTATATTTGGTAAGTTAATTATGCCATCATGCTATAAAGTGAATGGATCTCTGTTCTTGAAAGGTTGTGGACTTGGATGAATAACATTGCTGGGATATTTACTGTTATGTTTTAAATGCAGATCAATCAAAAAGGGAGCTGATAGACTGGAAGAAGCGATTTGAAATTATTGAAGGGATAGCTCAAGGGCTACTTTACCTTCATAAGTACTCGAGATTGAGGATAATTCACCGCGATTTGAAGGCTGGTAACGTACTACTTGATGAAAATCTGAACCCCAAAATTTCTGATTTTGGCATGGCAAGAATTTTCAAGATCAATGATTTAGAAGGAAATACAAACCAAATTGTTGGGACGCGGTAAGTATAGATTTACAGTTCTATGTGTCATTACTCTCTTAAGtgcttaaaaataacataaaattcacTTTGTCCATACAGTGGTTATATGTCCCCTGAGTATGTCATGGAGGGCATTTTCTCTGTGAAATCTGATGTCTTCAGTTTTGGAGTTCTACTGCTGGAAATTGTGAGTGGTAGAAGGATCCAAGGCCTCCTTGAAATAGACGGCCACCCTCTCAATCTTGTGGGATATGTAAGTTCATAAATTATACATTGCTAGCTGCATaagcttttaattttaacattaaacgTAAACTTGTTTCAGACATGGGAGCTATGGAAAGCAGGTAGCCCATTTGAGCTGGTGGATCCAATAGTAAGAGAATCTTGCTCTAAAGAGCAAGTCTTGAGTTGCATTCATGTGGGCTTGCTATGTGTAGAAGACAATGCAGTGGATAGGCCGATCATGTCAGAAGTTATATCGATGCTAACAAGTGAAGCACAATTACCACTTCCCAAACAGCCTGCATTTTCCAATGCAAGAATTATTGTGGAAGAAAATCCAGCAGAGACTGGTTCCATAAATGATGTTTCTATGTCAACCATGGATGCGAGATAGAGGTTCATTAGAGCGTTACATGGTTTATTTCTCCTCACATTTTGTATGTCATTCTCCATCAGTATTTTGCTTTTTCAATGCTTAGTCTTTTTTGGTGctctcaaaatttcaaatttcattcgGAATATGCATAGAAGTTTTTAACAaggttgtattttatattatatgtaccaTTATTCGTTAtgatatctaataaaataataaag
This genomic interval from Populus alba chromosome 1, ASM523922v2, whole genome shotgun sequence contains the following:
- the LOC118037839 gene encoding G-type lectin S-receptor-like serine/threonine-protein kinase CES101 isoform X2, encoding MLPCMASWIYRFLLFCFCASQALAADTLYQGGDSLNSSSTLVSKNGLFTLGFTRLGSAESNASYLGIWYSNDTSHPFWLANRAKPIADNSGVLAIDGSGNMKLTYSGGDPVEFYSSQSSASNITASLEDSGNFVLKDENSGSQQVLWQSFDFPTDTFLPGMKLGINHRTGQTWSLMSWLSDLVPTPAGAFTFEWNTSVKELVIKRRDVIYWTSGPLRSNTSFDSFSLNSGDLDFSFINDSNADEDYFMFTVSANQFTPQGQRNFSMWQLRSDGGIEDLTTRRIYGGSSCKGNNKDGGCERWSGPACRSNRNSFELRRGKRKSNWIWIILAPLGFVSLMGLAGLLWYLRRRRLREKYLNELLTLDSTNDTLELENDGNKGHNLKVYSAATIMAATNSFSADNKLGQGGFGPVYKGILPDGREIAVKRLSRSSGQGLVEFKNELILIAKLQHMNLVRLLGCCIQGEEKMLVYEYMPNKSLDSFIFDQSKRELIDWKKRFEIIEGIAQGLLYLHKYSRLRIIHRDLKAGNVLLDENLNPKISDFGMARIFKINDLEGNTNQIVGTRGYMSPEYVMEGIFSVKSDVFSFGVLLLEIVSGRRIQGLLEIDGHPLNLVGYTWELWKAGSPFELVDPIVRESCSKEQVLSCIHVGLLCVEDNAVDRPIMSEVISMLTSEAQLPLPKQPAFSNARIIVEENPAETGSINDVSMSTMDAR
- the LOC118037839 gene encoding G-type lectin S-receptor-like serine/threonine-protein kinase CES101 isoform X1, translated to MLPCMASWIYRFLLFCFCASQALAADTLYQGGDSLNSSSTLVSKNGLFTLGFTRLGSAESNASYLGIWYSNDTSHPFWLANRAKPIADNSGVLAIDGSGNMKLTYSGGDPVEFYSSQSSASNITASLEDSGNFVLKDENSGSQQVLWQSFDFPTDTFLPGMKLGINHRTGQTWSLMSWLSDLVPTPAGAFTFEWNTSVKELVIKRRDVIYWTSGPLRSNTSFDSFSLNSGDLDFSFINDSNADEDYFMFTVSANQFTPQGQRNFSMWQLRSDGGIEDLTTRRIYGGSSCKGNNKDGGCERWSGPACRSNRNSFELRRGGFVNTVPIKDDYNSSLSISDCMDICWKDCQCVGVTTRGNNANNTGCTFYYGSFTQDLSGNAIQYHIIVQDSSGKRKSNWIWIILAPLGFVSLMGLAGLLWYLRRRRLREKYLNELLTLDSTNDTLELENDGNKGHNLKVYSAATIMAATNSFSADNKLGQGGFGPVYKGILPDGREIAVKRLSRSSGQGLVEFKNELILIAKLQHMNLVRLLGCCIQGEEKMLVYEYMPNKSLDSFIFDQSKRELIDWKKRFEIIEGIAQGLLYLHKYSRLRIIHRDLKAGNVLLDENLNPKISDFGMARIFKINDLEGNTNQIVGTRGYMSPEYVMEGIFSVKSDVFSFGVLLLEIVSGRRIQGLLEIDGHPLNLVGYTWELWKAGSPFELVDPIVRESCSKEQVLSCIHVGLLCVEDNAVDRPIMSEVISMLTSEAQLPLPKQPAFSNARIIVEENPAETGSINDVSMSTMDAR